In Hirundo rustica isolate bHirRus1 unplaced genomic scaffold, bHirRus1.pri.v3 scaffold_180_arrow_ctg1, whole genome shotgun sequence, a single genomic region encodes these proteins:
- the LOC120747711 gene encoding uncharacterized protein LOC120747711, translating to MAQPSKTLITTAAVLLSKNIVEVAFSRYRRRKNEKTKKDMECKMDVAFQELKKKMEALHELFTELQDTKQSELEGLRAQLEKNKGNKVEEIVWSVKSRLKKYLRQFSHGIRTLEENIEDWSETTEYELQRLRAELQKTQEEVEIVWSLKSRLKKYLRQLSHGIQSLKENVEDLSETIEYELQCLRPELEKNKGKKEDESSNFCMETKVPQLSYRIQTLDPELQERWEFPNHELQFVTAGLENSQELFQPFQIKDLGEAPGASTGDPPHQDQPYTSPFLPTSVETERWSTVTTLEETFFKFVIPP from the exons ATGGCTCAACCTAGTAAAACCTTAA TAACAACGGCTGCTGTGCTTCTGTCTAAAAACATCGTGGAAGTGGCATTCAGCAGATATC gaaggagaaagaatgaGAAGACCAAAAAAGACATGGAGTGTAAGATGGATGTAGCCTTCCAGGAgctcaagaaaaaaatggaagcctTGCATGAATTGTTCACGGAATTGCAGGACACCAAACAGTCTGAGCTTGAAGGCCTCAGAGCACAACTAGAGAAGAACAAAG GAAACAAAGTGGAGGAAATTGTATGGTCCGTGAAATCCAGGCTGAAGAAATACCTCCGGCAGTTCTCACATGGAATTCGAACTCTGGAAGAAAATATAGAGGATTGGTCAGAGACCACAGAGTATGAGCTTCAGCGTCttagagcagagctgcagaagacTCAAG aagagGTCGAAATTGTATGGTCCCTGAAATCCAGGTTGAAGAAATACCTCCGGCAGCTCTCACATGGAATTCAGagtctgaaagaaaatgtagaagATTTGTCAGAGACCATAGAGTATGAGCTTCAGTGTCTCAGACCAGAGTTGGAGAAGAACAAAG GAAAGAAGGAGGATGAAAGTTCAAATTTCTGCATGGAGACAAAAGTTCCACAGCTCTCCTATAGAATTCAAACTCTGGATCCAGAGTTACAGGAGAGGTGGGAGTTCCCAAATCATGAGCTTCAGTTTGTCACAGCAGGCCTGGAGAACAGCCAAG aactttTCCAACCTTTCCAGAttaaggacctgggggaagcaccaggggcctccacaggggacccaccccaccaagaccagccctacacatctccttttctcccaacgtcagtggagacggagcggtggagcacagtgacgaccctcgaggagactttctttaagtttgttatccctccgtaa
- the LOC120747710 gene encoding olfactory receptor 14A16-like: MSNISSISHFLLLPLADTRQLQLLHFCLFLGISLAALLANGLIISAVACGHLLHTPMFFFLLNLALTDLGSICTTVPKAMHNSLWDIRNISYTGCAAQLFMFLFFISAEVPLLTIMCYDRYVSICKPLHYGTLLGSRACAHMAAAAWASGFINALLLTANTFSLPLCQGNALSQFFCEVPHILKLSCSHSKLRELGIIVVGTILAFGCFLFIVFSYVQIFRAVLRIPSEQGRHKAFSTCLPHLSVVSLFLSTGMFAYLKPPSISSPSLDLAVSVLYSVVPPALNPFIYSLRNQELKAAVWTLITGCFQKH, translated from the coding sequence ATGTCCAACatcagctccatcagccacttcctcctgctgccattggcagacacacggcagctgcagctcctgcacttctgcctcttcctgggcatctccctggctgccctcctggccaacggcctcatcatcagcgccgtagcctgcggccacctcctgcacacgcccatgttcttcttcctgctcaacctggccctcaccgacctgggctccatctgcaccactgtccccaaagccatgcacaattccctctgggacatcAGGAACATCTCCTacacaggatgtgctgcacagctatttatgtttctgtttttcatttcagcagaggTTCCCCTTCTGACCATCATGTGCTACGACCGCTatgtgtccatctgcaaacccctgcactacgggaccctcctgggcagcagagcttgtgcccacatggcagcagctgcctgggccagtggcTTCATCAATGCTCTGCTGCTCACGGCCAATACATTTTCCttgcccctgtgccagggcaatGCCCTGAGCCAATTCTTCTGTGAAGTGCCACACATCCTCAAACTCTCCTGCTCACACTCCAAACTCAGGGAACTTGGGATTATTGTGGTTGGTACCATTTTAGCTTTTGGCTGTTTtctgttcattgttttctcatatgtgcagatcttcagggccgtgctgaggatcccctctgagcagggacggcacaaagccttttccacctgtcTCCCTCACCTGTCCGTGGTCTCCCTATTCCTCAGCACTGGCATGTTTGCCTacctgaagcccccctccatttcctccccatccctggatctggcagtgtcagttctgtactcggtggtgcctccagccctgaaccccttcatctacagcctgaggaaccaggagctcaaggctgcagtgtggacaCTGATCACTGGatgttttcagaaacattaa